CCCGCTGGGTCTTGAGGAGTGGTCACGGGTGTTGGTGTTCGGGCTGCTGGTATTCGTTATTGTTGAGATAGAGAAGACTGTGGTAAGGAACCTGCCGCGCTGGCAGGGCAAAGCAGAGGCGCGGCAGGCTTAATAAGGCAAGGTTCCGGCTAGTAATATCTCAGCTGGAATGTCAGGAAACGCTTGCGCGTACCGTCTCGGCCACACGCGAGGCGTTTTCCTGCCCCATTCCAGGCCACATAGGCAGACTCAGGACCTCAGCACAGACTTGCTCAGCGACCGGGCACTGGTACTTGAGCGCGGAGTAGACCGGCTGTTTGTGAACTGGGACGCTGTAATAGACCATTGAGCCGATGCCCTGTTCGGCTAAGGCCTTTTGCACCGAGTCACGCTTGCCGTTGGCGATGCGCACAGTGTACTGATGATAGACGTGGTCGCCGTGCTCTGAGACCTTGGGGCAGGTGATCTCTTCAACATCGGCTAAGTGCTCATTATAAGTGGCCGCTATCTGTTTGCGTTCGTTGTTCCAGTTATCCACCTGAGGGAGCTTGACCTGGAGAAGTGCCGCTTGCATGGCGTCGAGTCGTGAGTTTAAGCCTATCAGGTCGTGGTGGTCGCGCTTGCTGGAGCCGTGCAGGCGCAGTAGCCGGCACTGTTCGGCGATATCATCATTGTTGGTGGTTATCATACCGCCATCGCCGAAGCCGCCGAGATTCTTGGTCGGGTAGAACGAATGGGCTCCCGCATCGCCGAGACTGCCGAGCCGCTTTTCACCTTGGTAAGCCCCGAAGGCCTGAGCTACGTCTTCAATGACGCGCAGCCCTCGTTGTTCGGCTAGGGCGTTGATTTCCGCCATGTCGGCCCCCTGGCCGAATATATGCACTGGGAGTAATGCTTTGGTCTTATCAGTACAGGCCGCTTCCAGGGTTTTAGCGGTAACGTTGAAGGTTGCCGGGTCTATGTCGGCAAAGCGCGGGGTGGCGCCGGTAAGGCTGATAGCTTCGGCAGTGGCAAAAAAGGTAAATGGTGAGGTCACCACCTCGTCCCCGCGGCCGATACCGGCGGCGAGCAGAGCAATGAACAGTGCATCAGTGCCGCTATTAACGCCGATAGCGTGGCGACAGCCAAGATGCTCGGCGACGGATCGCTCGAATTTCTCTACAGTAGGGCCAAGCACATAGGCCCCGGAGGCGAGAAGTTCTGTGGCTGCGGACTCAATCTGCTCGCGCAGCAATTCATACTGTGGGCGTGGGTTATAAGCGGGGATCTGCACGTTGTTGCTCCTGATTTTACCAGCTCTATTATTAGTTTTGTTTGCTTTTTAGCTGCTCGCCTGCCTTTGCCATAATATCTACCACCTCAGCACCAAAGCGTCCGTCACAGAGGCACTCTTCGCGTCTTTGGATGCAGGCGATAAAATGCTCCATCTCCAGTCTTAGCGGCTGATCGTGGCCACGCTGAATAGTTTCGCTGCCGTTATCTATATTGACTAGGGCGTCATCTATGCCCTTACGGTGCAGGGTTATTACCTGCTCGATCTCGTCGTATTCGATTATCCCGTCACTGCCGATAATCATCAGTGCGCGGTCGCGGTTTGGCCACAACCAGGAGCAGTGCAGGTGGCTCTCGAGGCCTCCTGAATAGGAGATATTTAGGTGGCAATCATCCTCTATGCCTGCTTGGAGGATGGCTTGGCCGTGGGCTGTAATCTGCTCGATGGTCCGCTCCGGGAAGAGTAAACGCTGGACGGCAATGTCGTGCGACCCTAAGCACCACAGGGCGTTCTCATGGCTGCGCGCTCTGCCTAGGCCGAGGCGTTTTTGGTGAATGCTGTGGACCGTACCGATATTGCCCTCGGCAAGGTAGTCGCGTAGCCAAGGTATAGCAGGCTGGAAGAGCAGCAGATGGCCGACCATGAGCAGGCTCTGGTGCTGCTCGGCAAGAGCGACAAGCTTCCAAGCCTCTGATGCCTCGAGGGTTATGGGCTTTTCGACAAAGACATCCTTGCCGGCCTCGATGGCAGCGCGGGCGATATCATAGTGGGTAGGCACCGGGGTGGCTATAACTACCGCATCAATGCTCGTATCTTTTAGGGCTTCCTGGTAGTCGGCATGGGTATCAACCTTGGACAGCTCAGCGGCGAGAGGGGCGAGGTTGAGCTGATCGGAATCAGCAATCGCGCATAAAGCGCCAAGTTGGTTAAGATTGCGCGCGAGGTTCCGGCCCCAGCCGCCGACGCCAATTACTGCTACATTGGGAGTTTCAGATTTAGTAGTTGCTGCCATGAGGCCTCTGGCGTTTGGTGTGGGTTGATTGAGCCGTTAAATAAATGATCGAGGATTTTAGCATTGTTACAGCTTTTATTGGCCATTGAATTAAGCCCTTTAGCAACCTCAGAAACTCCCTCCAAGCCAATTAGTTGCCCTGGCGGTGCCTCTAAAACTCCCCCGGAGCCATTTAGCTGCCCCGGTGTGGAGGTCTTGGCGCCAGGGATGGCGCCATGAAGCCTCCAGGGATGGATTCACGGCGTCCTCCACACCGGGGCAGCTAAATGGCTCCGGGGGAGTGTTTAAAGGCCCCCGGTAAATTACTTAGTAGCCTTTGCCAATCGGCCTCACTGCCGGGCAAGCCAAAACGCAGTCCGGGCGGGTTATCAAAAGCCCTGACCCAGATCCCGCCTTCAGCCAAGGTCTTCTGAATCTGCCGCGCTGACCCTGTCTCTATCCAGCAGTAAAGGCTCGTTTTACCAGCTACCTTGAGGCCCGCCTTATCCAGGGCTGCGGCTAGCCGATCGGCGGCTGCGCCAAGTTCGAGCCGTTGTTGCTGCTGCCAAGCGGTGTCGGCCAGTGCTGCGATGCCCAGTTGGCGTGATGCCCCGCTCAGTGGCCACGGCCCAAGCAGCTCGGCTAGGCGGTTACGGATCTGCTGCGGGCCGAGCAGGAAGCCGACTCGCGCCCCTGCCAGGCCGAAGAACTTGCCTAGTGAGCGCAGCACAATAAGTCCTTGTCTATCTTGCTTGCCAGCCTGTCTGCTCAGGCTGAATTCCGGGTAGCAGTCGGCGAAGGCCTCATCAACTATTAACCAGCCTGAATTGCGTTGTAGCCACTTATGCCAGGTTACTAGCAGTTCGGGGTCGTAGAGCCTGCCAGTAGGATTGTTGGGGTTGCTCAGTACTAGCACCTCCCAGTCAGTGCCTGCCTGGGGGCCACTCTCTATCTGCTGTGCGGTTATGCGCCGGATCTCGTGTCCCCAGCTTTGCCACGCTCGGCTGTGCTCAGCATATTCAGGCTCGGCTATGGCAACCCTGGATCTGCTGCGTAATGCCGGCAGCAGTGATATCGCCGCCTGGCTGCCGGGTACGGGGGTCAGGTGAGGGCAGGCGTAGT
This Halorhodospira halochloris DNA region includes the following protein-coding sequences:
- a CDS encoding DegT/DnrJ/EryC1/StrS family aminotransferase, encoding MQIPAYNPRPQYELLREQIESAATELLASGAYVLGPTVEKFERSVAEHLGCRHAIGVNSGTDALFIALLAAGIGRGDEVVTSPFTFFATAEAISLTGATPRFADIDPATFNVTAKTLEAACTDKTKALLPVHIFGQGADMAEINALAEQRGLRVIEDVAQAFGAYQGEKRLGSLGDAGAHSFYPTKNLGGFGDGGMITTNNDDIAEQCRLLRLHGSSKRDHHDLIGLNSRLDAMQAALLQVKLPQVDNWNNERKQIAATYNEHLADVEEITCPKVSEHGDHVYHQYTVRIANGKRDSVQKALAEQGIGSMVYYSVPVHKQPVYSALKYQCPVAEQVCAEVLSLPMWPGMGQENASRVAETVRASVS
- a CDS encoding Gfo/Idh/MocA family protein, producing MAATTKSETPNVAVIGVGGWGRNLARNLNQLGALCAIADSDQLNLAPLAAELSKVDTHADYQEALKDTSIDAVVIATPVPTHYDIARAAIEAGKDVFVEKPITLEASEAWKLVALAEQHQSLLMVGHLLLFQPAIPWLRDYLAEGNIGTVHSIHQKRLGLGRARSHENALWCLGSHDIAVQRLLFPERTIEQITAHGQAILQAGIEDDCHLNISYSGGLESHLHCSWLWPNRDRALMIIGSDGIIEYDEIEQVITLHRKGIDDALVNIDNGSETIQRGHDQPLRLEMEHFIACIQRREECLCDGRFGAEVVDIMAKAGEQLKSKQN
- the cobD gene encoding threonine-phosphate decarboxylase CobD — translated: MSSLEHGGNLTQATIEYGEPPQGWIDLSTGINPNHYPLPTQTLTHSQIWQRLPEPDQLEATAAEYYACPHLTPVPGSQAAISLLPALRSRSRVAIAEPEYAEHSRAWQSWGHEIRRITAQQIESGPQAGTDWEVLVLSNPNNPTGRLYDPELLVTWHKWLQRNSGWLIVDEAFADCYPEFSLSRQAGKQDRQGLIVLRSLGKFFGLAGARVGFLLGPQQIRNRLAELLGPWPLSGASRQLGIAALADTAWQQQQRLELGAAADRLAAALDKAGLKVAGKTSLYCWIETGSARQIQKTLAEGGIWVRAFDNPPGLRFGLPGSEADWQRLLSNLPGAFKHSPGAI